The stretch of DNA atgacgacaagctagcaccctcggtggaagatactctcttccttgagatcatggacagagaagtctacagagacaaatcaggcagctgggtagcccctctacccttccggtcaccacgccatcgccttcctgacaacaaagtacaagcagagaaacgcttcacctcgttacagcacatgctacaaagaaagccaaatatgaagaaacacttccaagccttcatgcagaagatctttgataacgatcaagctgaaagggcaccaccactacaagagaaccaagaacactggtacttaccaatatttggggtgtaccatcctcagaaaccaggccagatacgcgtagtatttgactctagtgcgaagcacaaaggcatctcactaaatgatgtccttctcagcggacctgacctgaacaatacactccttggagtactcatcaggttcagaaaagaactcatagcagtgacagcagacgtacaacagatgttctactgtttccttgttcgtgaagatcacagagactacttaaGGTTCCTGTGGTATACAGACAACgactttaacaaagaaatcacagagtacaggatgaaggtacatgtgtttggaaacagcccttctccagctgtagctatctacaacctgagacgagcagcacagcaaggtgaaagacatggtcaagaagccacacagttcgtcatgaagaacttctacgtagatgatggacttgcttctttctccagcaacgaagaagctatcaacgtcctgaaaagtacaagagaaatgttggcagaatccaacataagactgaacaaggtagcttccaacagcaacagagtcatggaagcatttccaatggaagaccgtgctaaagacctcaaagacttggatctaggaacagaatcaccacccttgcaaagaagtcttgggattagttgggacctgaagactgacagtttcaccttcagggtctccagagaagagaagccattcacaaaaagaggtgtcctatctacagtcaacagtctttacgaccccctggggttcgtagcacccatcatcatgcaaggtaaagctcttttgagacagatcactactgagcaagaacaaagtgactgggacatacctctacctgaagagaaggaaatgcagtggaagttgtggaaagactcattgttagagcttgaacaactcaacatccctagaccatacgtatctgtttccttgtctgctacaaagagaagagaaatatgcatattctctgacgcctccactatggctatcgcatctgtcgcctaccttagggtaatagacactgagggacaaagccatgtcgggttcctcatgggaaaatctaagctggctcccagaccggctcacactgtcccacgtctagaactttgtgctgctgtcttagctgtagaaatggcagacatgattacaacagaactggacatcgagatccatgcaatgaacttttatacagacagcaagattgtgttaggatatattcacaatgcttcaagaagattttatacatacgtggccaacagagtgacacgtatcagaaagtctacaagtccagaacagtggcatTACATCAGCACTGACAAGAACCCCGCTGATCATGGGACAAGACTAGTGCCAGCCGCTGCGCTCAAGCAAACTAACTGGTTTGTAGGTCCATCCTTTCTTCGTAAAccagaaaccaaagaaaatactcaggtagagacctttcagctcatagaaccagatcaagacaaagagGTAAGACCTCAAGTGACAGTTTGTAGGACTATAGTTACAAGAGACAGTCTGGGCGCTCATAGATTTGAAAGGTTTTCCAGCTGGAAGTCGCTGACCCGTGCAATCGGAAAACTTATCTGTCTAGCCAGATCCTCCTGCAGAGCTACCAATACTGATCAGCATAGCAATGACCACCTTGAACAAGCCAAGGTCACGATCATCAGATGCATCCAGCAGGaagtctttaaagaagaaatccaaagCCTTATGAAAAAGGAAGAGATTTCTCGACACAATACGCTAAAGAAGTTGAACCCTATCCTCGACGAAGATGGAGTGTTAAGAATTGGAGGTCGCTTGTCGGCAGCAGATACAACTATCCAAGAGAGACATCCCTTCATCATACCCAAAAATCATCACATCGCTCTTCTTCTGGTGAGACATTATCACGAGCAAGTCGCACATCAAGGTCGACACTTCACTGAAGGAGCGGTACGGTCAGCAGGGTTGTGGATCATAGGAGGTAAGAGACTAGTCTCCAGTGTGATCAGCAAATGCGTGACCTGCAAGAAGATTAGAGGGAAACTTGAAGTTCAGAAGATGTCAAACTTACCTGCGGACAGACTTTCTTCAGATCCTCCATTCACTCACGTAGGTCTAGACGTTTTTGGCCCTTGGAACATCTCTTCTCGCAAGACCAGAGGAGGCAGTGCCGAGAGTAAACGTTGGGCTGTTCTGTTCTCCTGCCTGAGTACCAGAGCAGTTCACATTGAAGTGATTGAATCTTTATCCACTTCAAGTTTCATCAATGCCTTGAGAAGATTCTTCTCTATCCGAGGACCAGCAAAATTGATTCGTTCAGACCGTGGCACAAACTTTATTGGGGCTTGCAAAGAGTTGAAGATCATTTCTACAGACTCTGAAACAGGTTCCTATCTTCAAAACCAAGGATGCACTTGGACTTTTAATCCTCCACACGCATCGCATATGGGAGGAGCCTGGGAGAGGATGATAGGAGTAGCTCGTCGCATTCTGGATGCCATGCTCCTGAAGGTTGGGTCTACTCGCCTCACACATGAAGCTTTGACTACGCTAATGGCTGAAGTCATGGCCATTATGAACGCCAGACCTTTGGTTCCAGTGTCCACAGATCCGGAGATGCCGGCAGTCTTGACACCTGCAATGCTGTTGACTCAGAAGATGGAACCAGTGACAGCCCCCACAGGAGACTTTGACCTCAAGGACTTGTACACCAAGCAATGGAAACAAGTTCAAAGTCTTGCGGACATTTTCTGGAAGAGATGGAGACAGGAATACCTGGTGACACTCCAGCCACGCAAGAAATGGCAAGATGACAAGCCCAATTTACAAGTTGGAGACTTTGTCCTACTGAAAGACTCTCAGGCCCACAGGAACGAGTGgcctattggactcattgtggggactgatcctagtagtgatgctagagttagaaaggttgaagttaggattgttagacagggcattcccaaagtgtatgcaaggccaatttctgaagtagttttacttctgtccaagggttagtggcataacaaaaagtatgccaggtggggagtgtgctgccttcgcaatgtattttacatgcttggcactcagcagggtctgttcctttaagaccctccattttcttaaagcctagaggcgggccttctctctaaagcataggactagctccggcatgtctcattcattccagctccagccaccacagtgaccagatccacaggacttcttaaagctaatacagactgcaaatctgataaataccaaagcctgtgagtacggaattgttagttagcctgtgtagagagatgctaggcatttgtagatagataatgtgttttcagtgtgtagtaagtgagcacatgttagaccctatctatgtattagctatgcataatgtaaggcacttgaatagccatgcttatatttgtctttcatatgtttgttttacagttttaccgcactttcattatatctcagtaaagattacatcagttaagcaaaccagcgtgtctttccttgagattcggtataaacttgatgtgaagctgtgtccacgagacagcggagacattataatgatatgttatctttattctgaggaTCAGTAcaatatgttatctttattctgaagatCAGTAagatatgttatctttattctgaagatCAGTAcgatatgttatctttattctgaggaTCAGTACgatatattatctttattctgaggatcagtacgatatattatatttattctgaGGATCAGTATgatatattatctttattctgaagatCAGTACGATGTTAACTTTATTCTGAAGATCAGTAAgatatattatctttattctgaggaTCAGTGCgatatattatctttattctgaagatCAGTAcgatatgttatctttattctgaagatCAGTAcgatatgttatctttattctgaggaTCAGTAcgatatgttatctttattctgaggaTCAGTATGATATGTTATCTTTATCCTGGAGATCAGTACGATATGTTATCTTTATTATGAAGATCAGTATGATGTGttatctttatctttattctgaggaTCAGTACGATATATTATCTTTATCCTGGAGATCAGTACAATATGttatctttatctttattctgaggatcagtttatagcccagtgtttcctaaccagtgtgcctccagctgctacaaTACTActacttcggctgtccgggcatgctgggagtcatagtttttcaacagctgtagggacactggttaggaaacactagtaTAGCTGTTTGCAGAGAGAATGACCTTATATGTGCACCTACCAGGCAAATGGGGTACAGGGGTCATTGAATGTAATGTGAGACCCCTGCATTATTGGAAATTGAACCCTCTTGAGCAGATGTATATCAATAGTATGTAAAATGATATATCCCAaaagaccatgggggagatttatgaaaacctgtccagaggaaaagttgctgagttgcccatagcaaccaatcagatcgcttctttcatttctgaaaaggcctctgcaaaatgaaagaagcgatctgattggttgctatgggcaactcagcaacttttcttctggacaagtTTTGTTTAATCTCCCCCCATATTTTTTGCCCTACACTTTGTTAAAGTTACATTGGGATATCATTTTTTGTTGGTAGGAGaattacaaaaactttttttttaaacagaggaACTCTTTGTTGCCCCTGACAACCAATCACAGAGCAGCTTTCACTTTGCATCTGCTGtgcgattagttgctatgggcaacaaaggcagtttgtgtttttttttttacttagtttttcttttcttttataaatcaactatatatatatatatatatatatatatatatatctatactgcaAGGGTTACCTGTCATAAGAAAACTATTATGTCATACAGACAAATTTTTATCGGTCTGTGTCTGAGGGttaagaccctgaccaatcagtaGAGTGAGCCAAGAGAAGTGCGCGTTTAGTGCGTTCGCTGCCTGCACCCTGTCCCGTGACCAGGACATTCTAATAATGTAAATCTATGGGACCGTTCTGCTCACATAGACACAGAGCGAGGAGGAAAGTGCGCAGCTGCCGATTGGTCGGGGTCTCAACACTCCGACTGATAAAAACCTTTGATATGTCCTAGGACATGGCAACCAAGGGGCAGATGGACTCCTAGCCTATGGCTTATGCTTGTAAATGTATAAATGTTTCTATGTAGTAGTTTATTTTCCAAGGGTTTTGGTTCCAGGCATTAGAGGGTTATAAGTCCTTAGTTGGTGCTAGGACTtctacctttcttgcaaaaaaaatataataataataataattatatatgggtgacatcacaggatacacatatgtggggaAAATTTAGTCCTATTctgcctgtatgagggctcattttttgcgccccagtctgtagtttttaacagtatcatttttgttttgatgtgacttttgatACACGTGCGTTCTCAGTTAAGCTGACCATGCATCtatggttcacaccacgtttttcaagtacggttcccgtatacgttttcattatagaaaacgtatggaaccgtattgaaaaccgtatgcatagacaaacaattgaaaactgtatgcatccGGTTGCGGACGGTTTGCatgcaatacgttttttttccgTTCTCAAAACCGtgtttgaccacggttttgtctccgtGTTAAAatctgtactgcaaccgcatacgtttttttttaacatggtcgtcaatgggaaatgcacatgtatacggttccatatgggaaaccgtatacgttttttactttgcacatgtgcatttgcatcctaaagttaacatttttaaaaatgtatttattttaaataaaattttcaaaaacatatgggttttattttaataaaaacggacggaactttAGGcactttaaaaacgcatacggtttactttttcccatatggttccatatgtttttttttttttacggttttctttagaaaaactgattgaaaacagtatggcaaaaacgtagtgtgaacccagcggggtgatgctgccagacacctcaaGCTGTGGCTGATCTCCCAGATAACAAAAGGTTTGGGCATGTTAAAGGGgccctccagtggaaaactttttctttttttttttttttttttttttaatcaactggtgccagaaagttaaaccgatttgtaaattacttctataaaaaaaatcttaatccttccagtacttattagctgctgaatactacagaggaaattattttcttttttgtaacacagagctctctgctgacatcacgagcacagtgctctctgctgacacctctgtccattttaggaactgtccagagcagcatatattttctatggggattttctcctactctggacagttcttaaaatggacagaggtgtcagcagagagcactgtgttccaaaaagaaaataatttccgctgtagaagctaataagtactggaaggattaagattttttaatagaagtaatttacaaatctttctggcaccatttgatgaacaaaaaaaaaaaaaaaattttccattggagtacccctttaaaattcaccAGTCCAATCCTTATTACCCAGACATCTGCCATGGGGTAAGAATAGGGATATAcacattaggctgcattcacatttaaAACCCTACTTGCGACTACACATCAGCTGCCTGTCAAAAAGGGATGCCGAAATGTAGCCCGACGTCTTGTGCCATCAGACTTCGAAGGACCTAATATAGTCTAATTGTGACTATGCTTAATCcattgcttaaaggagtactctgatggaaaacctttttttttttttaaatcaactggtgccagaaagttaaacagatttataaattacttctatataaaaatcttaatccttccagtacttatcagctgctgtatactacagagaaagttcttttctttttgaatgtcttttctgtctgaccacagtgctctctgctaacacctctgtctatgtcaggaactgtgcggagcaggataggtttgctatggggatttgctcctgctctggacacttcctaatatggacagaggtgtcagcagagagcactgtggtcaggcagaaaataaaataaaaaaagaaaataacttcctgtggcgcatacagcagctgataagtactggaaggattaagatttttaaatataagtaatttacaaatctgtttaactctctggcaccagttgatttaaaaaaaaaaaaaaatatatatatatatatatatatatatatatatatatatatatatatgtatacactgccTGTAAGGAACTCAAAAATGTAGTTGACCAATTACAGTCCATTTGGCTCATTGAAGTCTTAGGGCCAGTTGGCAACATGTTGGATACACGTCGGCGGGTGAATACACACATGGCAGATCCCCTGCAGAAGTTTCTGTTCACACATCGTCACATTTTCTGCCGCATTTTGTTTTACAGATGcacatgcaaaaaataaacattttttttgacaATTTCGAAGAAAGACATGCAAGCGTagatgtgtgaacttagcctaaatcaGTTCCACGAGGgttccactagggttgccacctttcatccccccccccccaaaaaaaaagaccatgctaatttgcataatcaattatatatatatatgcgtaacaTATATGCGGGGgaagttctgacccctataacttttttatttatccttatacggggatgtatgagggctaattttttgcgcccctatctttagtttttaacagtaccatttttgtttcgatgtgactttgatcattttttttttattaaattcaggagttgcagttagttactaactacaactcccagcatgccctgatacagcctgtgactcagcagctgccccaaacgaaaacctcaactcccagcatgttgtaccatataatagtatatagtataggtcagtgttttccaaccagggtgcctccagctgttgcaaaactacaactcccagcatgttggactatatagtagtatatagtaaaggtcagtgtttcccaaccaggagtgcctccagctgttgcaaaactacaactcccagcatgttggaccatataatagtataggtcagtgtttcacaaccaggggggcctccagcagttgcaaaactacaactcccagcatgcccagacagcctttggctgtctgggcatgctgggagttgtagttttgcaacagctggaggcccgctggttgggaaacactggtataatatatggtgcaacattctgggagttggaagATTGGTTAGGTAATTACCGGCCATTGCATTCCCTGtacttttaatataaaaataccagcatggtggccaaaataccggccaggtggcaaccctagtcttCTTGCCTCCCTGGCTATGATCCCTGGGTAGATGGAGGTTACATCCCAGGGGCAGTAAGTATCTAGGGCTGAACTGATCCTGACGCTGTGAGATCCCATAACAATCCTGTGGAGACCTGTTGGCGTTGTTCACCTGCTTTACCCCGGGGTTATGGCACTGACCTATACCTTTTAGTGACCTCATGTAAATCAATTACTGAGGACTTGTCTCTGCCGGGCATAGATTGTCCCTGACAAATGACACAAGGACTTGTAAGATGCACATGAATGAGAAGGATCAGATAAACAGAAACAAcgtaagaaatgtaaaaaaaaaatatataaaatatatatatatatcttaaaatgtaaataaaaaaatatatatatatatcttacaacgtaagaaatgtaaaaaaaaaaatatatatatatcttaaaatgtaaataaaaaaaaaatatatatatatatatatcttacaacgtaagaaatgtaaaaaaaaaaaaaaatatatatatatatatatatatatatatatcatttttgacattttattttactaaaagAATAGTAGATGTTTGGGACAAACATCCAgcagatgtggttggtaaatccAATAAGTGAATGTAATTATCATTTATCTATCCTAGGAAAGAAATAAATAGGAGGAGACAATATAATGGCGGACTAGATGGGCCAGGTGGTCTTTTTCTGCCAAAACCTTCTTCGTTTCTATGTGGAAgatgaaaaaaagtaaaacatttgcaaacctattcacattattgtggtggcccagtgcgggagatgttaccccgtacccttgctgtcctgtcaggcagcctccctacagtgtcctctGGGCCCCTGTGCATCTGTTCCCCCCATATGTAAATATGTTTccaatgtattataccatgtaatgtgttcagaaagcgttgtcactttaacaCTATtatcatgtgacttgtcatgtgattgttacccaggaggcaccagtgaccaggtgatcccaggggtgacctatgggctccctgctagtctcccccatataagccctgggtggagcttctctctctttctttccttacaagtctttgttGAGGTCaagtcaagtcctagagtgtccagagtcatcagagcctcaagtccagtctgcggccacaagtaaccacagtctcagtattgtcagtcaagtcagtcacagtcatcatctgtcaagtcagcgcggtctgcattaaattgaccccatctgctacaagtcccagcaagtccctAACGTCTCTGAGTCACTTGGCATCTCTgttgccctggctgaactgtatagactgaaccatctgtcactcagtaaagctaccgctatccgtaacttggcttcagagtcattattgcccccgtgcctagcccaggatacagcggtataccttcaggtggtatcaaggataaaccatgccctggcatcacgaatacaaggggttaatgccatctgaccctagggtaacaacatctgccctttgaatcacaccctctaccacattaTATATTAATTGCTATAGGAAAAGTTACATAAACCATCACCTAAAGCTCAACTAGAGCCGAGGGTCACCGAACCGGTTCCGGTACGGATCCTAGGTCACTCAAGGTCGGCTTTGATCTGTGCCATATGTGATCCTTATCACACAATGGAAATTGTCAAGATTATTGCTATTATCCCAAAGGTAGAAGGACGTTACCCCCCCCTGGGCAGTAAGTTGTTAGAAGTTGTTGAACTGATCCTGACCCTGGTCCTACAACAATCCTGTAGGGACCAGTTCACCAGCTTTACCCCGTGGTTACGGGATTGACCTATACATTTTGGTGACCCCATGTTAATACGTTACTGACTTGTCTCTGCCGGGCAGTGATTATCCCTGACAAATGTCACGAAGGCTTTTAAACATCGTTTTAAGCCTTTTAGGAGTTACATCTGTTTCTGGGAAAGCTTGGTGACAATCAACATACAGTCCTCACAGGAGATCTCACCAAGCTTTTCCATTCTTCTGATGGACACTTTTCCATTCTTCTGTAATAACACATCCCCTGTTTCGGTAAGGTTGTTAAATCGGGGTCAGATTTGCCATTCATATGTCTGGAAAAGATGGATGCTGTGACAGCAAGTGGGCACTTCCGTGAGTGGTGGTGCTCGTGGTGGGTAGAATCCAGAACATAGAACAgaaaaatcccggcactcaccagATCTGCATGAGTATTTGAAGTTTTATTCACATCGTCGGGCTACAGATACAGGCCGCATTTCAGCtatgacagcagaggaaggccacaGCCGAAACGTGTCCTGTATCTGTAACAGGACGATATGTGATGTGCGATGTGAATAAAACTTTAAATACTTATGTGATctggtgagtgccgggatttttcTGTTCTATGTTCTGGATTCTACCCAATACGACCACCACCATTCACGGAAGTGTCCACTTGCCCACATACCATCCATCTTTCCCAGACATATGAATGGCAAATCAGCCTATTTTTGCAAACATAGGTGTGTCCATCAGAAgtatggaaaagctgggtgagatcTCCAGTGAGGACTGTATGTTGATTGGCACCCAGCTTTCCCCAGAAACAGATTTAACTCCCCTGTAGCTCAGTTGGCCACCCAGCTTTTGTACCATTGATGTTACCATCAtggacagatgtagcagagctgggttagCTGGCTTTGGGCTGAGCTTAATATTGAGTTTTTTCCTAAGTGTACTAGCATTTTTGGGTCCTGAGCAGATAAGTCAAAGTTGGGGTGGGGGGCTACTGAGGTACTTGCCCCAAATGCAAAACATAAAGGGGGCACAAGCTGGTTCCATTAtagcggtatttcccaaccagtgtacgtccagctgttgcaaaactacaacttccagcatgcctggacagccgaaggctgtccaggcatgctggaagttgtagttttgcaacaactggacgcAGACCGATTAGGAATAACCACCCTATTGGATCACAAAAACCCTGTTCTTACGATCGATAATGGTCCCAGACAACAATGATAACCCTtaccagacacttatctccttaccagaggataatccctttaaaggggtactcccctggtaaacattttttttctaaatcaactggtaccaaaaagttaaacagatttgtaaattacttctattaaaaaaaaaaaatcttactccttccagtacttatcagctgctgtatgctccacaggaagttcttttctttttgaatttttcaatttcctttctgtctgaccacagtgctctctgctgacacatttgtccatgtcaggaactgtccagagcaggagaggttttctatacgaattttctcctactctggacagttcctaaaatggacagaagtgtcagcagagagcactgtggtcagacagaaagaaaattctgtGGATCATacgacagctgataagtactggaagcattaagatttttaaatagaagtaatttacaaatctgtttaacgttctggcaccagttgattgacaaaaaaaaaaaaaaaaaaaagtgttttgcagtggagtacccctttaaccagataTTTACAAAGAGTATGATAAATTAAGTTCTAC from Hyla sarda isolate aHylSar1 chromosome 5, aHylSar1.hap1, whole genome shotgun sequence encodes:
- the LOC130274405 gene encoding uncharacterized protein LOC130274405, which produces MQNPENSTLTVNPQCSYKEEDTLPRSRSRCTTLSRASSQTNLTSVSADASRFKRHSSRHSSTTNLSSASAIATKARAKAEAACAMASYAKQEAELMKEQAEVQASLHLLQQQKNAAAALAEAEVLTRAAEAQFADIETQMSPLSASQRTREYIQSQATMYTDQQFNYAPRPSISNFDTMQHCKTELEPQGRKSSGRMLRDQSANLTRVQTDADVLPPQANTSLDYSRKTYNRGEQSRLSQLPDQPYQPQPYPEFTPRKYSPDAARATEVARFLMRREIVSAGLMKFDDRPENYWAWKSSFLSGTQDLDLTDREKLDLLVKWLGPESTEQAQRIRSVHVHDAAAGLAMVWRRLEHCYGSPEVIEDALLKRIENYPRMTNKDNQKLRGFGDLLLEIEAAKSSGHLPGLSYLDTARGVDPIIEKLPFNLQERWVTQASRYKKEHRVAFPPFAFLAEFIVDQAETRNDPSFAFLNKRTASSPKVEQKHPTPYKERRATVSVRKTEVSPESAVNQEDNTSKKVEEPDKICLIHNKPHPLRKCRSFRSKTLEERKAYLKDNHICFRCCASIQHLAKDCTKTIKCTECNSDKHLSALHPGPSPWKQEVPATQEDHGGEQGESTTPAVTSKCTEICTEQGRPRSCSKICLVKVYPAGFREKAIKMYTVLDEQSNRSLAKTEFFDLFGDKGSPTPYTLKTCSGVVETTGRRANNYIIESLDGKTKVTLPTLIECDEIPDDRSEIPTPEVARHHPHLVRIADQIPALDPDAAIILLLGRDILGLHKVREQYNGPHNAPFAQRLDLGWVIVGEVCLDGLHKPEKVNVYRTHLLQNGRTSCLCPCTNSLHIKERLVNPTHHRSIQRCMEDLASTGDTDELGCKVFERTRDDDKLAPSVEDTLFLEIMDREVYRDKSGSWVAPLPFRSPRHRLPDNKVQAEKRFTSLQHMLQRKPNMKKHFQAFMQKIFDNDQAERAPPLQENQEHWYLPIFGVYHPQKPGQIRVVFDSSAKHKGISLNDVLLSGPDLNNTLLGVLIRFRKELIAVTADVQQMFYCFLVREDHRDYLRFLWYTDNDFNKEITEYRMKVHVFGNSPSPAVAIYNLRRAAQQGERHGQEATQFVMKNFYVDDGLASFSSNEEAINVLKSTREMLAESNIRLNKVASNSNRVMEAFPMEDRAKDLKDLDLGTESPPLQRSLGISWDLKTDSFTFRVSREEKPFTKRGVLSTVNSLYDPLGFVAPIIMQGKALLRQITTEQEQSDWDIPLPEEKEMQWKLWKDSLLELEQLNIPRPYVSVSLSATKRREICIFSDASTMAIASVAYLRVIDTEGQSHVGFLMGKSKLAPRPAHTVPRLELCAAVLAVEMADMITTELDIEIHAMNFYTDSKIVLGYIHNASRRFYTYVANRVTRIRKSTSPEQWHYISTDKNPADHGTRLVPAAALKQTNWFVGPSFLRKPETKENTQVETFQLIEPDQDKEVRPQVTVCRTIVTRDSLGAHRFERFSSWKSLTRAIGKLICLARSSCRATNTDQHSNDHLEQAKVTIIRCIQQEVFKEEIQSLMKKEEISRHNTLKKLNPILDEDGVLRIGGRLSAADTTIQERHPFIIPKNHHIALLLVRHYHEQVAHQGRHFTEGAVRSAGLWIIGGKRLVSSVISKCVTCKKIRGKLEVQKMSNLPADRLSSDPPFTHVGLDVFGPWNISSRKTRGGSAESKRWAVLFSCLSTRAVHIEVIESLSTSSFINALRRFFSIRGPAKLIRSDRGTNFIGACKELKIISTDSETGSYLQNQGCTWTFNPPHASHMGGAWERMIGVARRILDAMLLKVGSTRLTHEALTTLMAEVMAIMNARPLVPVSTDPEMPAVLTPAMLLTQKMEPVTAPTGDFDLKDLYTKQWKQVQSLADIFWKRWRQEYLVTLQPRKKWQDDKPNLQVGDFVLLKDSQAHRNEWPIGLIVGTDPSSDARVRKVEVRIVRQGIPKVYARPISEVVLLLSKG